A single window of Haliotis asinina isolate JCU_RB_2024 chromosome 5, JCU_Hal_asi_v2, whole genome shotgun sequence DNA harbors:
- the LOC137283970 gene encoding QRFP-like peptide receptor, translating into MISTEHISGFNVTDSPQSGNASQNSSGYFMGNYSEDNFIPSPLAHDLVVTFIVLYILIIVLAMLGNLVVIVVIFLTRMMRSVTDLFIVSLAVSDLLISVLNMPFQLLSIVTNEWTMGLFMCKFYNYIQGVTIVSNILTLLAIAIDRYLVICHTEVSRKFHTKRVGWIVLFVVWFVSLIVVCPQIIVQRLAMRLKIDSANQIIGVGFLCVEFYPHPDRDSKIYTLTIYTCMYLLPVCVMAFTYGAIAHRLWVRHPIGDVLENPRNHARNIQQKKKLTQMLMLLVVAFTVLWFPFFTASLYREFVKTGSKFRISMAILQLIGYSNCCVNPIIYTFLNKKFQREFKRIFTRRRVDVRNVAQGQPNNSAAATTRTSVKP; encoded by the exons ATGATATCAACGGAACACATCTCAGGCTTCAACGTGACAGATTCACCACAGAGTGGGAATGCCTCTCAGAACAGTTCCGGATACTTCATGGGGAATTACAGTGAGGACAACTTCATTCCTTCTCCCCTGGCCCATGATCTGGTGGTGACGTTCATAGTCCTCTACATCCTCATCATCGTCCTGGCCATGCTGGGCAATCTGGTTGTCATTGTGGTCATCTTTCTGACCAGGATGATGAGGTCAGTGACCGACCTGTTCATCGTGTCCCTTGCGGTCAGTGACCTCCTCATCTCCGTCCTCAACATGCCCTTCCAGCTGCTGTCCATCGTGACCAACGAGTGGACAATGGGACTGTTCATGTGCAAGTTCTATAACTACATCCAGGGTGTTACCATCGTGTCCAATATTCTCACTCTACTCGCCATTGCTATCGACAG GTACTTGGTCATCTGCCATACAGAAGTATCAAGAAAATTCCACACGAAGAGAGTCGGCTGGATCGTTCTGTTCGTCGTGTGGTTCGTCTCACTCATCGTGGTGTGTCCCCAGATCATCGTACAACGTCTGGCCATGCGTCTGAAGATCGACTCAGCCAATCAAATCATCGGTGTTGGATTCCTTTGCGTTGAATTCTACCCTCATCCTGACCGCGACAGCAAGATCTACACACTGACAATCTACACATGCATGTATCTCCTTCCGGTGTGCGTCATGGCCTTCACCTACGGTGCCATTGCGCATCGTCTGTGGGTAAGGCATCCAATCGGAGATGTTCTGGAAAATCCGAGAAATCACGCCAGAAACATCCAACAGAAGAAGAAACTGACCcagatgttgatgttgctgGTCGTCGCCTTTACAGTGCTTTGGTTTCCCTTCTTTACGGCTTCACTCTACCGGGAGTTCGTGAAGACTGGTTCCAAGTTCCGTATCAGCATGGCTATCCTGCAGTTGATTGGCTATAGCAACTGCTGTGTTAACCCAATCATCTACACCTTCTTGAACAAAAAATTCCAAAGAGAATTCAAACGTATTTTCACCAGGAGAAGGGTTGATGTCAGGAACGTGGCGCAGGGTCAGCCAAACAATTCCGCAGCGGCTACAACCAGGACCTCAGTAAAACCATAA